Part of the Nocardioides perillae genome is shown below.
CTGATCGAGGTCGCCGCCCTCGTCACCGACTTCGACCTCAACGTGCTCGGCGAGGGGGTCGACGTGGTGGTCCGCCCGCCCGCCGAGGCCCTGGAGCAGATGGGCGACTTCGTCCGGTCGATGCACGAGACCTCCGGGCTGCTGCCGGAGCTGGAGCAGGGCGTCACGCTCGCCGAGGCCGAGGCGCAGGTGCTGGCCTACGTGCGCGAGCACTGCCCCGACGGCAGCCGCCCGCCGCTCGCCGGCAACACCGTCGCCACCGACCGCTCCTTCCTCGCCCGGGACATGCCGGAGCTGGAGTCGTTCCTGCACTACCGCATCGTCGACGTCAGCTCGATCAAGGAGCTGGCCCGTCGGTGGTTCCCGCGGGCCTACTTCCAGGCACCGGCGAAGCGCGGCAACCATCGGGCGCTGGCCGACATCCAGGAGAGCATCGAGGAGCTGCGCTACTACCGCGAGGCCGTCTTCGTGCCCTCCCCCGGGCCCGACTCCGCCGCCTCGCGGGTCGTGGCCGAGAAGCACGGTGGGTCGCTGACCGGGCTGGGCCCCGCCCCCGCTCCGTCGCCTGCCGCGTCCGCCACCGCGTCGGCCAGCGAGTCCGCCACCGGCGACGCGGCGACCGAGCAGCCCGCCCCCGATGCGGCGCCCCGGCCCGAGTGACGGTATGGTCCTCCCCGTCGTGACGGTCTCCGTCGCGCCGTGGTGGGCGTAGCTCAGCTGGTAGAGCATCGCGTTGTGGTCGCGAGGGTCGCGGGTTCGAGTCCCGTCGCTCACCCCACGTCACCGAGGGCCCCGTCCGCTGCCGCGGACGGGGCCCTCGTGCGTCGGCGGGACCTTCGACCCGCTCCCGCGGGCCGATCGCCCCGAGGTGGGCCGCCGACGGTCCCGACGTGCGCGTGCGGGCTCACCCACGCGGGTGGGGCGTCGATCCTGGCGAGGAACCCGTCACCCCCCGGACGGGACCCCCGACCCCCCTGACCGGAGGCCCTGCCCCCATGAGCCAGACCATCGTCCCCACGGGACGCGCGCGCGTGCTCGGTGACGACGAGATCATCGTCAGCAAGACCGACCTGCGCGGCCACCTCACCTACGTCAACGACCTCTTCGTCGACATCAGCGGCTACGAGGAGGCCGACCTCCTCGGCAAGCCGCACAACATCATCCGCCACCCGTCCATGCCCCGCGCGGTCTTCGGGCTGCTGTGGGAGACGCTGCAGAGCGGCGAGGAGCTCTTCGCCTACGTCGTGAACCTCTGCGCCAACGGCGACCACTACTGGGTCTTCGCCCACGTCACGCCGACGCGCGACCGCAGCGGCGCCGTCACCGGCTACCACTCCAACCGGCGCAGCGTCAGCCCCCGCACCATCGAGCGGGTGCAGCGGCTCTACGACCGGCTGCTCGTCGCCGAGCGCCGCGAGTCCGGCGGCCGGGCGGCCACCGCGGCCGGCACCGCCGAGCTGCACGCCGCGCTGGGCGAGTCGGGCACGACGTACGACCGGTGGGTCTGGTCCCTGCTCGAGAAGCAGGCCGCGTGATGGCGGCCGCACCCCGTCGCGGCGCCGCCGCGACCGACGAGCTGGCCGTGCACCGCGCCTTCGCCGACGAGGTGCTGCGGGCGCTGACGGCGGCCGGCCAGGGCGACCTGGAGGCGCGCGTGCGCCACGTGCCCGGCATCGAGGGGCTGCCGGCCCTGACCGCCCTGCGCCACGCGACCAACCGCACCCTCGACCTCACCGACGCCTTCGTGCGCGAGGCCGGTGCCTCGCTCGTGGCTGCGGCCGAGGGCCGCTTCCACCGCAGCTTCGTCGAGGTGGGCATGCCGGGCTCCTTCCGCACCGGCGCCGCGGAGATCAACCGCGGGTCGGCCGCGATGGAGGCGGCGGCGGGCCAGGTGGCCGAGGCCGCCGGCGAGCGCCAGCAGCTCGCCGACCGCTTCGAGTCGGTCGTGCTCACCCTCACCCAGGACGTCGTCGGCGCCGCCGACGAGGTCAGCGGGACGACCGGCACCCTGAGCCGGTCCGCGCACGAGGTCGCGGACGAGGTGCGTCGGGCCCGCGAGACCGTCGACTCGCTCTCGGAGTCGTCGTCGGCCATCCAGGACGTCGCCCGCCTCATCGACACGATCGCCGCGCAGACCCGGCTGCTCGCGCTCAACGCCACCATCGAGGCCGCGCGCGTCGGCGAGGCCGGCAAGGGCTTCGCCGTGGTCGCGGCCGAGGTGAAGGACCTCGCGACGCAGACCTCCGAGGCGACCCAGCGGGTCTCCGCTCAGGTGCACGAGATCCAGGCGGCGAGCACCGACGCCGTGCAGGTGATGTCGGGTGTCGGCAGCACGGTGACGACGATGACCGACATGGTCGGCGTCGTGGCGGCCGCGGTCGACGGCACGCAGGAGAAGCAGGGCATGACGCGGGCTGCCGGGCACCTGCGCGACCAGGTCCGCGACTTCCTCGGCGAGATGCGGGACTGACCTCAGGCCCGGTGCCGCGGCGCGTGGGGGACCTCGAAGTCCCCTGCCGCCGCGGTGTACGCCGGGTGGTCGGGCGCCACGGGGACCCCCGCGGCGCCCGGCCCGTCACCCCGGCCGGCCGGGGTGCCGGTCGGCCCCGCCGCGCGGGGCAGGACCACGGCCACGGTGGTGCCCTCCCCCTCGACGGAGGCGACCTCCACCCGCCCGGCGTGGCGGGCGACCTGCGCGGCGACGACCGCGAGGCCGAGGCCGGTGCCCTGCACCGCTCGGTCCCAGGCGTTGCGGGCGCGGAAGAAGCGCTCCGTCACCCGCGCGACCTCGTCGGCCGGGATGCCCAGGCCGCGGTCGGCCACGGTGAGCACGACCTCGTCACCGGCGGTCGCGAGGCGCACCACCACGGGGTCGTCGCCGGGCGTGAACTTCGCGGCGTTGTCGAGCAGCGCGACGACGACCTCGCGCAGCGCCTCGGGGTCGCCCTCCACCCAGGACGAGGCCAGGCCGACGTCGAGCCGGACCGCGGGGCCGCGCCCGCGCAGCGCGGTGCGGCTCGCGGCAGCCGCCTCCTCGACCACCACGCGCAGGTCGAGCAGCCGCGTCTCGGGGCTGACGAGTCCGGCCTCGAGCCGGGCGAGCGCGAGCAGGTCGTCGACCAGGGCGAGCAGGCGCCGGCTGTTGTCGGTGATGCGCTGCACGGCGGAGGCCTGCGCTGCGGTGAGCTCGCCGAAGTCGCCCTCCGCGAGCATCTCGGTGAAGCCGGTGATGTTGGTGATGGGGGTGCGCAGCTCGTGGCTCACGGTGGCCACCAGCGTGTCCTTCACGCCGTCGGCCTCGCGCAGCCGCCGCGCCGCCTCGTGCTCGGCGAGGTAGGCGAGCACCCGGGCCTCCTCGGCCCGGACCCGGTCGGTGACGTCGTCGGTGGTGACGACGAAGCCGACGAGGCGGCCGGCGGCGCCGGTCATGGGCGCCACCGCCACCGCGTGCACCCGTGCCTCGCCGTCGGCACGGCGCAGGATCCACTCGCGCCGGGCGCCGGGTGTGCGCGCGCAGGCCGCGAGCACCGAGCGCAGGTCAGGGGTCGTGCCCAGCGCGGCGGCCTGGTCGGCGAGCTCGCCGGGGGCGACGACGAAGGCCACCGAGCGCCCGACCAGGTCGGCGGCCGGGTGCCCGAAGGCGTCGACCGCCCCCGGGTTGGCGAGCTGGACGGTGCCGTCGACGTCGCAGGCGAGGATGGCCGTGCCGGCGCTGCACGCGAGCAGCCGCTCGGCCCGCTCGCGCGCGGCGTCCGCCTCCGCGGTGGCCGAGCGCAGCCGGCGCAGCGCACGGGACAGCGCCCGGGCCCCGGTCGCCACCACGGCGAGCCCGAGGAGCAGCGCGAGCACGGCCACGACGGCCCAGGCGGGTAGTGCTCCCACGGACGGCACCTCCGGGCGCGGGCGGAGCCGGCCGGGGCGCTGCTGGGCGCTAGGTTGGCCGGATGACGGAGCAGTCACGCTACGACGTCGTGGTGGTCGGCGGCGGCCACAACGGCCTCACCGCCGCCACCTATCTAGCCCGGTCGGGGCTGCGCACGCTCGTGCTCGAGCGGCTGCCGCGCACCGGCGGCGCGGCGGTGTCGTCGCAGGCCTTCGCCGGGCACCCCGTGCGGCTGTCGCGCTACTCCTACCTGGTCAGCGTCATGCCCGAGGAGCTGCTGCGCGAGCTCGACCTCGACGTGCGGCTCGTCTCGCGCCGCACCGCGTCGTACACCCCGGTCGTGCGCGACGGCCGCGCCGGCGGCCTGCTCGTCGAGCACGAGGAGGGCGAGGCGACCCGCGCGTCCTTCCGGGCCCTGACCGGCTCCGACGACGAGCACGACGCCTGGCGCGACTTCTACGCCGGCGTGCAGGGCCTGGCCGAGGTCGTCGCCCCCACCCTGCTGCAGCCGCTGCCGCGTGAGCAGGAGCTGCGCGACCGCGTCGACCCGCAGGTCTGGGAGGACGTCGTGCAGCGCCCGCTCGGCGACGCCGTCGTGCGCCGCTTCCGCGACGACACCGTGCGCGGCGTGGTGGCCACCGACGGCCTCATCGGCACGACGGCCTCGCTGCACGACCCCTCGCTGGTGCAGAACCGCTGCTTCCTCTACCACCTCGTCGGCAACGGCACCGGCGAGTGGCGGGTGCCCGTCGGCGGGATGGGCGCGCTCACCGACGCGCTGGCCGCGCGGGCCGTCGAGGCAGGCGCCACCGTGCTCACCGGTGCCGGCGTGTCCCGCATCGTCGCGGGTGACGACGGCGCCGAGGTGACCTGGCACGACGGCGACGGCACCCGCACGGTGGCGGCGCGGCACGTGCTGAGCGGGGTGGCCCCCTGGGTGCTGCGCATCCTGCTCGGCGAGCCCGAGGACCCCGCCACCAAGCCGGAGGGCTCGCAGCTGAAGATCAACATGCTGCTGCGCCGGCTGCCCCGGCTGCGCTCGGGCGTCGACCCGACCGTCGCCTTCGCCGGCACGCTGCACCTCGGCGAGGAGCTCTCCGCGCTCGAGGCCGCCCGCGCCGACGCGGAGGCGGGCCGCTTGCCGGCGCGGTTGCCGGGCGAGGTCTACTGCCACTCGCTGACCGACCCCAGCATCCTCGGCGACGCACCCGAGGGCACCCACACGCTCACCTACTTCGGGCTGCACACGCCCGCGTCGCTCTTCGACGGCGACCGCGAGGCGACGAAGGCCGAGGCCGTGCGCCGCGCCCTCGCCTCCCTCGACGAGCACCTCGAGGAGCCGATCGCGGACTGCCTGGCGACCGACGCCGAGGGCCGACCGTGCCTGGAGGCGAAGATCCCGCAGGACGTGGAGGCCGACCTCGCGATGCCGGGCGGCCACATCTTCCACGGCGACCTCGACTGGCCGTGGGCGAGCCAGCGCGCCCTGCTCGACACCCCCGCCCGGCGCTGGGGCGTCGCGACCGACACGCCGTCGGTGCTGCTGTGCGGCTCGGGGTCTCGGCGCGGCGGCGCCGTCAGCGGTCTCGGCGGCCACAGTGCGGCGATGGCGGTGCTCGAGTCCCGCTGAGACCGAACGGGTCGGGGTGAGGCACGCCACCGTCGCAGGTCGACCGTCCGATTTCGACCGACCGCCACCGGCTGCTAGTGTTGCGGACGCTTCACCGCGCGCCATTAGCTCAATTGGCAGAGCAGCTGACTCTTAATCAGCGGGTTCGGGGTTCGAGTCCCTGATGGCGTACCGCACACGACGAGGGCCAGGACGCACCACGCGTCCTGGCCCTCGTCGCGTCAGCAGCCGTGCCAGGCCCAGCCGTCGCTGACGACCAACCGCCTCAGGCAGGCCCGCCGCTCGCGCTCGCGCTCCGCGACCTTGCGCACCGCGTCGTCGTCGACCGGGACGCCGGCCTCGCGCAGGCCCGCGGTGCTCGGCGGTGCGGGCACCTCCACGTCGGGCATCCAGGCGGTGCCGGCGGCGGTGGCGAGGTAGCGCTCGACCGCCGAGCGCAGGGGGTCGACCGCGCTGGCCTCGGGCCGGTGCTCGGGCGCCATCGCGGTCATGGTGGTGAGCGCGTCGTCGAGGTGCGCGACGGCCACGGGCGCGGCCAGGCCGCGGGTCCCGGAGTGGAAGTAGTGCAGCACGGGGTAGGCCAGTGCTGCTCGGCCGAGGTCGCCACCGCGGTCGACAACGACACCAGCTGCTGCTGGAACATGCTGCCGAAGCCCTCGCCGGTCCACCCGCGCGCCACGATCTCCGCCGGGGAGTCGCCGAGGCCGTGCACCTGCACGGCGACCACCCGACGGGCCACCACCGCGGCGACCACCGAGATGAGGTAGGTGATGGCGAGGGTGACGAGGAAGAGGCCGGAGAAGGTCGCGACCGCCATCACGACCCGCCACCCCGGGGTCGCGGCGACGAAGTCTCCGGTCCCGAGGGTGAAGACCGTGAACCCGGTTGAGTAGACGACGTCCGCGAGCCCGGCCGGCCGCCCACCGGTCGAGGTGACCACGGCCTGCGAGCCGTGGAAGACCAGGGTCCACCCCGTCCAGAGGGCACCCACCCACAGCCCGACCGTCGTGACCAGCAGCACCGGTCCCCCGGCGACCAGCCAGCCGCCCTCCCGGTCGCGACGGTGCACGCGCAGGGCGGCGCGCCACAGCACGGCCAGCACGGTGCGGGTCAACGGCCCGGCCCCGCGGGAGACCGCGAGCGTCGTCGCGAAGGCGTCGACGAAGGTCAGCAGCACCACCAGGGCGCCACCGACGACGAGCAGCTCGGGCACGGGGCGCTCAGCCCCGACGCTCGACGACCACCTCGTCGCCGCGGCGCAGCGCCCGGGCGACCCGCAGCCGCAGCACCTTGCTGTAGGACCGGACGAACGCGGCGTAGCCAGGGGCGGGGCCGTGGTAGCCGAGGAACCCGCGCGGGCCCTGCACCATCTCGCCGGTCTCGACGTCGTAGCGGCTCTGGTGCCACGGGCAGACCAGGCAGCCGTCGGCGTCGACGTGGCCCTCGGAGAGGTCGGCGAGCTGGTGTCGGCAGCGGCGCGAGACGGCGAACAGCTCGCCGTCGCGGTTGCCGACCGCCCAGGGGCCGGCGCGGCGCACCGCCCCGGGCGGCAGCTCACGTGCGGGGACGGTGCGGGGGCGACGGGCCACGGGTCCTCCTCAGCAGCGGGGCCCGACGGTCGGGCACCCGCTCGTGGAGGTACCCCGGTCTCAGCCCGGGACGCGCAGGACCAGCAGCGCGATGTCGTCCTCGGCCTGCGCCGGGACCGCGGTGGCCAGCAGCTCGCAGACGTCCTCTGCCGTCGTCGTGCCCGCCGTCGCGCCGGCCGCGTCGAGCTGGCCCACCAGCCACGCCAGCCCCAGGTCGAGCCCGACGCCGCGCCGCTCCACCAGGCCGTCGGTGTAGAGGACCAGGGTGCTGCCCGGCTCGAGCCGGACCTCGTGGTCGGAGCGCTCCCGGCCGGGCGCGAGCCCGAGGAGCGGGTCGACCCCGACCTCGAGCAGCCGCGCCGAGCCGTCGGAGGAGACCAGCACGGGCGGTGGGTGCCCGGCGTTGGCCCAGCACAGCGTGGCACCACCGTCGCCGTGCCGCGTCACGTGGCCCAGCACCACCGTCGCGACGCTGGAGACGGCCAGGCGCTCGAAGACCTCGTCGAAGGTCGTGAGCACCGCGCCCGGCCCGCCCGGCACGGCGTAGGCGATGCCGCGGAGCAGGTTGCGCGCCTGTCCCATCGCGGCCGCGGCGTCGCGGTCGTGACCGGCGACGTCGCCGATGACCACCGCGAGCGACCCGTCGGGCGTCGGGAACGCGTCGTACCAGTCGCCGCCGACGAAGGCCACCTCGGCGGCAGGCACGTAGCGCACCGCGAGGTCGAGGCCCTCGACCTCGGGGAGGTCGGTGAGCAGGCTGCGCTGCAGCGCTTCCGAGAGCCCGCGCTCGCGGCGCGCCACCTCCCGCTCCGCAGCGACGACGCGCATCCGCTCGACCGCCTGGTCGACGACGCCGCCGACCTGCCGCAGGAACGAGCGGTACGCCGCGTCGGGCGCCCGGCCGCCGCCGAGCCGGGCGACGAGCACCGCGCGGTCCCGGCCGAGGCGGCCCGCCGGGAGCACGAGGAAGCCGGTGGCGCCCTCCCCCTCGTCGTCGCGCACGACCAACGGGTCGAGGGCCGGCAGCAGGTCGTCCGGCGTGGGCGGCAGGCCGTCGGAGGGTTCACGGTGACCGGGACCGGGCGCGAGCTGCGGGAGCCGCAGGGCGGCCGCCGACAGGTCCGGCGAGACCGACTCGGCGACCACCCGGGCGACCACCGCCGGCACCTCCTCGAGCGTGTCGACCGCACCGAGCTCGTAGGCCAGCTCGGCGACCACCTGCTGACGCCGCCGCTCGACCACCCGTGGCGTGGTCTCGGCTGCGATGTCGAGGACCCCCTCCACGACGCCACCCGACGAGCGCACCGCGGAGTAGGAGAAGGTGAAGTAGCACTCCTCGAGGAAGCCGTGGCGCTCCAGCGGCACCAGCGCGTCCTCGACGTAGTGCCCCTCGCCGGTGGTGAGCACGTCCGACATCCACGGCCCGATCTGCTCCCAGGCCTCCGGGAAGACCTCGCGGCTCGTGGCCCCGAGCGCGGCCGGGTGCTTGTCGCCGATGAGCTCGACGTAGGCCTCGTTGTAGACGAGGACGAACTGGGGCCCCCACATCAGCGTCATGGGGAAGCGGGAGTCGAGCACCGTGCGCACCGACTGCCGCAGGCAGGGGCTCCACCCCTCGGGCGCACCCAGGGGCGTGCGCTCCCACGCGACCGCGGCGTAGGCCTCGCGCAGCGACCCGGCGGTCGCGAAGAGGGTGTCCACGACACCGACACTAGGCCCTCAGGAGGCCCCCGCGCGCCCGCCCGGCGCGTGCCTGCGAGCGCGTCGGGGTGGGCCGGGGGTGCCGGCCCCCACCCGCCTACTAAGGTGTGGCGCATGGAGGACCTGCCCTACTCCGCCGACTTCGACGCCGGTCGGCGCACCCTGGTCGTGACCGGTGACATCGACGAGGTCACCGGACCCCGCCTGCGCGAGTCCCTCACGACCCTCGTCGAGCCCGGCGCGCCGCCGGTGACCGTCGACCTGAGCGACGTCACCTTCCTGCCCAGCGCCGCGGTGAGCGTGCTGGTGACGGCGGTGCGCGCGGCCGACCAGGCCGGCACCGGCTTCCAGCTCGTCGCGACCCCGGGCACCATCTCGCACCGCGTGCTCACCATCTGCGGCGTGCCGGTGGGCGACCCCCAGCACAGCCAGGCCTGACCGGCGCCGCGGCGCGCGCGGCGCGCCTCAGGCGCCGGGCAGCGGTTGCTCGACCACCGGGCAGGGCGGCCGACCGAGCACCAGCAGGCTGGTGTCGTCGGGGTGCCGGCCGTCGTCGTGCACGGCCAGCGAGGCCGCGACCTCCTCGAGCAGCGCCTCGACGTCGTCGCTGCCGCGCGCCAGCACCCCCGGCAGCACGTCGTCGAGGAAGTCCGCGCCTGTCCGGGTGCGCACCGCGAGGGCGTCGGAGTGCAGCAGGAGGCGCCCGCCGGGGCGCAGGAAGCCGTGGCGCACGGGGTAGTCGGTGTGCAGGCCCAGGCCCAGCGGGGGGCCCACCACCGCGTCGAGGTCGCCGGGGGTCACGGCGCCGGCCTCGACCTGCCACGGGCCGGAGTGCCCTGCGGAGGCCCAGCGGAAGAGACCCGTCGCGGGCTGGACGCTGACCACGCACGCGGTGACGAACTCGGTCTCGAGCCCCGGCGCGAGGTCGGGGTCGACGTGCACGGCGTTGTTGGCGAGCGCGAGCACCCGCCCGGGGTCGGGCTCGAAGCGGGCGGTGCTGCTCAGCAGCGTCCGGGTGTACGTCGCGTGCGCCGCCGCGGCGGGCCCGTGGCCCATGGCGTCGCCGAGGACTGCCACCACGTGTCCGTCGGGCGCGTCGACCACCGCGATGAGGTCGCCGCCCGCGCCCGCTCCGCCCACCGGCCGCGAGGTGGCGGCCACGTCGAGACCCGGACGCGACGGCACCCGGGGCTGGCGCACGGCCGCGCGCACCGACTCGAGGTCGGCGAGCCGCCGCGCGCGGCTGACCGCGGTGCTGACCCGCTGCTGCAGCTCGCCGAGGTGGAAGGGCTTGCGCACGTAGTCGTCGGCGCCCGCGGCCAGGCCTCGCGCGACGTCGTCGCCCGAGGCCTGGGCGGTCACCAGGAGCACGGCCGACTGCACCGGCCGGCCGGCCTGCTCGCGGCGCACGGCCGCGAGGACGGTGAGGCCGTCGGCGCCCGGCATGTCCACGTCGAGCAGGACCAGGTGCGGCGACAGGCGCGTCACGGCCGCGATCGCCTCGTGGCCGTCGACCGCCTCGTGGGTGGTGAAGCCCCAGCGCCGCAGCTGGTGCACGAGGAGCGCACGCACGTCGGCGTCGTCGTCGGCCACGAGGGCCACGAGCCCCGTCCCCACCTGCACCTCGCCGCTCCTCCCGGACCGGGACGCGCGCGCCGGACCTCCCCCAGTCAACCCGGCGCCCGGCGCCGGCACACGCGTGCGCGCGAATGCTGCGGACCTCTTGCGCAGACCTCCGGGCGACCTGAGGGAGCGCTCAGTCGGTGCTGCCGCGCACCAGGCCGACGGCGAGCAGCAGGTCGATCAGCTCCTCGACCCGGCGCACGTCGCAGCCGGTCCGCTCGGCGATGCGCTCGAGGCGGTAGTAGACGGTGTTGGGGTGCACGTGCAGCTGCACGGCCGCCATCTTGGCGTTGAGGTCGGCGGCGACGTAGGCGCGCAGCGTCTCCGTGAAGGTGCTGCCGCTCGCGAGGTCCTCCTGCACGAAGGCCCGCACCTCCGGCCGCACGAGGCGGCGCGCCGAGCGGTCGTGGGTCTGCACGAGGTAGTCGAGCGTCGACATCCGCGACAACGCCTGGACCCCCGAGCGTCCCTGCAGCGACCGGCGCGCCAGGCGCGCCTCCTCGTAGGCCTCGGGCACGTCGAGGAAGCCCTCGCGCACCGACGAGACGCCGACGCTGGGGTAGACGCCGCGGCTGGCGAGCGAGGCCACCTGGGCCCGCACCCGGCCGAGCACGCGCTCCTCCGCCTCGGCAGCGTCGAGGCCCGGCTCGACCGGGAGCACCGCGACCACCTCGTCGTGGCGCACCACCACCAGGCCCCGCCCGGGGTTGGTCAGGGCGGAGCGCAGCATCGCGTGCGCCTTGCGGTCGCCGCTGGCGTCACCCGGCACCGTGTAGGAGCCCACGGCGACCACGAGCCGCGAGGCCGCGTCGATGCCGACGTCGGCCAAGGCCTCGAGACGGGGCCGCACCGTCGGCGGGCGCCCCTCGAGCAGGTCGTCGAGCAGGTCGCGGGCGAGGCGGGCGTGGTCGGCCACCGTGAACTGCTGCGCCTCGAGGTAGGCCTCGGCGGCGGCCGTGCTGCCGGCCTCGATGGTGCGCATGAGCTGACCGGCGACGGTCAGCGCCGCGTCGGTGGTGCCCGGGTGCACCCGGACCGCCTCGACGACCTCGTCCCACAGCGAGATCTGGCCGATGCGGAAGGCCTTCATGAAGTCGGTCAGCGTGATGCCGAGGTCGACGCGTCGCATCGCGTGCCGACCGGTCCAGGGGAAGTCGGCCCGCGAGGGGTCGCGGCGGTCCTGCACCGTGGCGATGAAGGCGGTGAACACCTGACGGCAGTGCGCCTCGACCTCCGCACGCAGGGTGCGGTCGGCGAGGTCGGCGTACGCCTCGATCTCCTCCCAGATCGCGACCGTCGCGCGGGCCGCGATGTCGTCGGCGCGGTCGCGCACCCAGGCCGCGAGGACGTCCTCCCCCGCCCGCCCGGCCCCGCGCTCCTGCGGCAGTGCTGTCATGCGGATCCTCCGATCGAGGCGGGCCCCCCGGCCCCGCCGCCCCACCCGGCCGCGACGGCCGGGCCACCCAGTGTGCCGGGGTGAGCGCGCTCACACCACCGACGCGCCCGCGACGTGGACGCCGGTCGAGACCGGCGGGACCCGGAGGCCCTTGTGACGCGGTCACAGGTGCCGTGGCCCCAAGACTGTGCGGCTCACCAGTGACACGTGCCACACCCCGGCTGTTCAGTGAGAGCACCGTCACACCCGTCCCGCCCACCCCTGAACGGCAGGAGTCAACCGGTGCTGAGCGCCCGCAACCTCGAGGTCGTCTACGACGACGTCGTGCTCGCCCTGCGCGGGGTGAGCCTGCAGGTCCCCGACGGCAGGATCGTCGCCCTGCTCGGCTCCAACGGAGCCGGCAAGACCACCCTCCTGCGAGCCCTGACCGGCCTGCTCGACCTGCACGACGGCGAGGTCACCAAGGGCTCGGTCACCCTCGACGACGACGACCTGCGACGCACCCCGCCGGAGAAGATCGTCTCCCGCGGCGTGCGCCAGGTGCTCGAGGGCCGCCGCGTCTTCGTCGAGCTGAGCATCGAGGACAACCTCAAGGTCGGCGCCCACACGGCGCGCGCGAAGATGGCGGCCAACCT
Proteins encoded:
- the orn gene encoding oligoribonuclease, with the protein product MNERLVWIDCEMTGLDLGADALIEVAALVTDFDLNVLGEGVDVVVRPPAEALEQMGDFVRSMHETSGLLPELEQGVTLAEAEAQVLAYVREHCPDGSRPPLAGNTVATDRSFLARDMPELESFLHYRIVDVSSIKELARRWFPRAYFQAPAKRGNHRALADIQESIEELRYYREAVFVPSPGPDSAASRVVAEKHGGSLTGLGPAPAPSPAASATASASESATGDAATEQPAPDAAPRPE
- a CDS encoding PAS domain-containing protein; amino-acid sequence: MSQTIVPTGRARVLGDDEIIVSKTDLRGHLTYVNDLFVDISGYEEADLLGKPHNIIRHPSMPRAVFGLLWETLQSGEELFAYVVNLCANGDHYWVFAHVTPTRDRSGAVTGYHSNRRSVSPRTIERVQRLYDRLLVAERRESGGRAATAAGTAELHAALGESGTTYDRWVWSLLEKQAA
- a CDS encoding methyl-accepting chemotaxis protein; the encoded protein is MAAAPRRGAAATDELAVHRAFADEVLRALTAAGQGDLEARVRHVPGIEGLPALTALRHATNRTLDLTDAFVREAGASLVAAAEGRFHRSFVEVGMPGSFRTGAAEINRGSAAMEAAAGQVAEAAGERQQLADRFESVVLTLTQDVVGAADEVSGTTGTLSRSAHEVADEVRRARETVDSLSESSSAIQDVARLIDTIAAQTRLLALNATIEAARVGEAGKGFAVVAAEVKDLATQTSEATQRVSAQVHEIQAASTDAVQVMSGVGSTVTTMTDMVGVVAAAVDGTQEKQGMTRAAGHLRDQVRDFLGEMRD
- a CDS encoding ATP-binding protein; translation: MGALPAWAVVAVLALLLGLAVVATGARALSRALRRLRSATAEADAARERAERLLACSAGTAILACDVDGTVQLANPGAVDAFGHPAADLVGRSVAFVVAPGELADQAAALGTTPDLRSVLAACARTPGARREWILRRADGEARVHAVAVAPMTGAAGRLVGFVVTTDDVTDRVRAEEARVLAYLAEHEAARRLREADGVKDTLVATVSHELRTPITNITGFTEMLAEGDFGELTAAQASAVQRITDNSRRLLALVDDLLALARLEAGLVSPETRLLDLRVVVEEAAAASRTALRGRGPAVRLDVGLASSWVEGDPEALREVVVALLDNAAKFTPGDDPVVVRLATAGDEVVLTVADRGLGIPADEVARVTERFFRARNAWDRAVQGTGLGLAVVAAQVARHAGRVEVASVEGEGTTVAVVLPRAAGPTGTPAGRGDGPGAAGVPVAPDHPAYTAAAGDFEVPHAPRHRA
- a CDS encoding phytoene desaturase family protein, with product MTEQSRYDVVVVGGGHNGLTAATYLARSGLRTLVLERLPRTGGAAVSSQAFAGHPVRLSRYSYLVSVMPEELLRELDLDVRLVSRRTASYTPVVRDGRAGGLLVEHEEGEATRASFRALTGSDDEHDAWRDFYAGVQGLAEVVAPTLLQPLPREQELRDRVDPQVWEDVVQRPLGDAVVRRFRDDTVRGVVATDGLIGTTASLHDPSLVQNRCFLYHLVGNGTGEWRVPVGGMGALTDALAARAVEAGATVLTGAGVSRIVAGDDGAEVTWHDGDGTRTVAARHVLSGVAPWVLRILLGEPEDPATKPEGSQLKINMLLRRLPRLRSGVDPTVAFAGTLHLGEELSALEAARADAEAGRLPARLPGEVYCHSLTDPSILGDAPEGTHTLTYFGLHTPASLFDGDREATKAEAVRRALASLDEHLEEPIADCLATDAEGRPCLEAKIPQDVEADLAMPGGHIFHGDLDWPWASQRALLDTPARRWGVATDTPSVLLCGSGSRRGGAVSGLGGHSAAMAVLESR
- a CDS encoding Rieske 2Fe-2S domain-containing protein encodes the protein MARRPRTVPARELPPGAVRRAGPWAVGNRDGELFAVSRRCRHQLADLSEGHVDADGCLVCPWHQSRYDVETGEMVQGPRGFLGYHGPAPGYAAFVRSYSKVLRLRVARALRRGDEVVVERRG
- a CDS encoding SpoIIE family protein phosphatase is translated as MDTLFATAGSLREAYAAVAWERTPLGAPEGWSPCLRQSVRTVLDSRFPMTLMWGPQFVLVYNEAYVELIGDKHPAALGATSREVFPEAWEQIGPWMSDVLTTGEGHYVEDALVPLERHGFLEECYFTFSYSAVRSSGGVVEGVLDIAAETTPRVVERRRQQVVAELAYELGAVDTLEEVPAVVARVVAESVSPDLSAAALRLPQLAPGPGHREPSDGLPPTPDDLLPALDPLVVRDDEGEGATGFLVLPAGRLGRDRAVLVARLGGGRAPDAAYRSFLRQVGGVVDQAVERMRVVAAEREVARRERGLSEALQRSLLTDLPEVEGLDLAVRYVPAAEVAFVGGDWYDAFPTPDGSLAVVIGDVAGHDRDAAAAMGQARNLLRGIAYAVPGGPGAVLTTFDEVFERLAVSSVATVVLGHVTRHGDGGATLCWANAGHPPPVLVSSDGSARLLEVGVDPLLGLAPGRERSDHEVRLEPGSTLVLYTDGLVERRGVGLDLGLAWLVGQLDAAGATAGTTTAEDVCELLATAVPAQAEDDIALLVLRVPG
- a CDS encoding STAS domain-containing protein, encoding MEDLPYSADFDAGRRTLVVTGDIDEVTGPRLRESLTTLVEPGAPPVTVDLSDVTFLPSAAVSVLVTAVRAADQAGTGFQLVATPGTISHRVLTICGVPVGDPQHSQA
- a CDS encoding SpoIIE family protein phosphatase, which encodes MQVGTGLVALVADDDADVRALLVHQLRRWGFTTHEAVDGHEAIAAVTRLSPHLVLLDVDMPGADGLTVLAAVRREQAGRPVQSAVLLVTAQASGDDVARGLAAGADDYVRKPFHLGELQQRVSTAVSRARRLADLESVRAAVRQPRVPSRPGLDVAATSRPVGGAGAGGDLIAVVDAPDGHVVAVLGDAMGHGPAAAAHATYTRTLLSSTARFEPDPGRVLALANNAVHVDPDLAPGLETEFVTACVVSVQPATGLFRWASAGHSGPWQVEAGAVTPGDLDAVVGPPLGLGLHTDYPVRHGFLRPGGRLLLHSDALAVRTRTGADFLDDVLPGVLARGSDDVEALLEEVAASLAVHDDGRHPDDTSLLVLGRPPCPVVEQPLPGA